The Halictus rubicundus isolate RS-2024b chromosome 6, iyHalRubi1_principal, whole genome shotgun sequence genome contains the following window.
CGAAAGCATGCTCCACTACCCGTCGAGTAATTGACAGGCGTGTATTGAAGTATGTCCTGTCCTCGTTTCCTTCCGCCTGCTTGCCGGAATACGGCCTCGGAAGATTCCTCTTCAGTGGGAAGGCCTCATTGCCCACTATGACGCAGGGCGCTCAAATCGATGTGCCCGGCAAATTAGTGTCTGGCAACATCCGATAGGACCCCATCGTTAATTGTTCGTCTAGTTGCGATTGGGCAAAAATCCCAACATCGCTATTTTTTCCGAATGTCCCAACATTTACAGCAATAAAATTTGAGTTAGCGTCAGCCGCGGCCATTAAAACTATAGAATGGGTCTTTTTATAGTTCACATGTAATGATCCCGAGTTTGATGGGGCCTGAATATTTACGTGTTTGCCATCGATGGCCCTTAAACAATTGGGGAACTGGCACTTTTCCCAAAACtactgtttaattttttccCACATTTCAATGCTGGGCGTGGGAATCGTCTCCGGCAGCAGTGTCCCCGTTATCACCTTGCATGTTTCTTTAACTATTTGGTAAACGGTTGCACGGCCCATTCTAAAACTATAACTAATAGTTTTCAACGAATCTCCCGTTACTAAGTatctgaaaaaatgataaaaggtgaattggaaaatatttctgtttatAGCCGCGCTGTGTAAAAGTAGGTGGCAAAACATCCGGGACCAGTATCGGAAGTTCCGCGCCAGGAACAGTGCGGGGCGGAGCGGGCAGGCGACGGATACCCTGAGCCGGAAATACAGGTACGAGGATTTGCTGCAATTCTTGACGCCGTACTTTCAGGAGCGGGAAATGCTGTCAAGCATTGAATATGCCAGCATGGGAGAATGTAGCAGTCAGACGACGAATGGACCGCCTCCGTCGTCGTTGTCATCGTTGTCACCCCATAATTTGGAAATTGATGTGGACCATTCAGACGGGGCAGAAGAAACACAGCCaccacgaaaaaagaaaaaactcaATTTGGAGGAACTGGGCATGGCTTTGGAAAAGAATATAACGGACTGCACGGAGCTGCTGAAGCATATGGTGCAAGAAAAGGCGGGCGTTGAAACGCCAAGGACGCCGATTCAACAATTCTTTGACGCTATGGCGGCAAGCGTTTCAGGACTCGGGAGGAAATATCAATCGATTGCAAAgcgaaaaataatagaaatcgTAACAGAGTTAGAAGAGATGGAGGATGATGATAATGACTGTATGCAAACTTAaattagattaagatagattaagttagattaagctaatgaattaataaataatattaactcCTATACCAcaagtttaaaattttttattgtaacaaTTATGGTCTCTGTTTGTAactattataaataatgtaaatttgATATTGTTAgcaacaataataaaaaaatgttcataaaaaataataaattgtagACCCACGTACCGCAGACAAACTGCCAATCGTTCCTCCAGTGCAATTGGTGCTTTCCTATGCATACATTTTTTGACCAGCTGACCCTCAATTTTCCACAGTAAGGTGGCAAAGCAGTATCTACTCATATGGAAATATCCATAGAACTTTTCCTCGTTATCCAGTAACATCTGCTTGATTAAAATGAATTCTCCTTCAGTGTCTCGACTTCGCCATAGTGGATGAACACTGTAACGACTTCTCCTTTTGCATTTTGCTTCCTGTTGTGCCTGCTGCAGCTGACGCAGTTGGTGCAGCGCGATTACTTGTCGGTTTAATATAATGTTAATGATTGCCAGTTCATCGTAACTGAATTCCATCCTCTTGTTCATAACACCAAGTAACTGCTATACTTGGTTAGCCAAAAATGATGCTAAAATCTTGCTTCACTGCCTATTAAATACACTACCGACAACCACCTTCTCCACAACAACATGGATGACAGTGAAATTTCCCTGGCAAGATGAGTCTTAAGCATTTCTACTTGGAAGTAAGGCACAATGCATTCTTATATGTATGTGATCGGTTCTTAAAAATAATCTAAGAAATGTTTCCACACATTTGTGTAGTAACTATACATGTAGGAGCGCCATAATAGCAAAAAGATTTAGAGATTTAGAGATTCTTAGATTTTTATACAGTCAGTCATATAGTACTCAGGTTGACCATAGCCTGACTCAGgaccataataaaaattatactatcctctcagGACATGTTTTCCGCTTCCGCACTTTCTTAGAATTGGTTCAGACGTTTTGAGTTTTTTCGAAATGTTACAAAGATTAGTTTCCTAGCTAGTACAacaaatttttcgagaaatatgCATTTAGTCGAAATTGCGAAGAGAATACTAAGAAGGttacattttataattattttatcttAGCCTTTAATGGAAATTTAAGAAATACTTTTTGTAGCTTTTCTGCAGCCTTGGCAGAGGTTTGAACTTCGAGGTAGGGCGGGAACCCGATGAACTCGAACTCGTCAGTTttaatgtatgtgtatatataatttagttTTTCTCGAAGAATGTCTCGAATTCGCACAACACACATTGCAATGTAAGACACAGAATGTACAGTGACGCAACGAGATCGCTTGTCAGACATAACTGAATTTTAATAAAGAACGGTTGCTAAATAATATGTCAACGGTTTGGTACTGTTGTTTTCGTGTATCGCTCGGCGGTAGCCCTGGTATCCCGTAACTTTGGCGCACTTGTCGCTGCGACTGGCTGGAACACACAGAGGTACGATACCAGAGAGGATATGAGAATGCTCACACCCGGAGTTTTTGTGCCTCCGGTATAGTGTTGCCGCCACACTAACTTTTAGCCTGGATCACATCTGATCACATCTCACACCACAGACAAGGTATCGGAGTAAACCAGGCTTGACATTTAACTGGCCCTTTCTTGAAGGGCTAGCCTTTCTTGAAGGCTATGCCCCTTTGACACGGCCGCGCGTCTCGCTTCCCGTGACGGTCCAAATTCTCCAGTCACCTCAGGccactgatatatatataatatatatatactagtatatataTCAGTGCCTCAGGCCCATACCATATGAATTACGCGTGGCCTTAGATCATATAAACCTATAGACACGGCACagatattttttcttgaaaaaaagaTAACTGAATTCGAAAGATGTataagcacagacgaggtataagataGATCTaacatccaatgcattttcgtgtcccgcgtttgtggggtcacgtaaccccattaccattttcgtgacacatcctgtattaccaactggaactaaaccCTGCTGACGGCGTTGTTAGTGGtagcaccacagacgaggtataggagtagaccaatcacccaatgtatttttctgtctcacgctctaGAGCCCCcataccattccgtgtcacatcctaccgtatcatccagaactaatattgtcgaaccgatattctacaatggcgctgttgctgatataattttaaatctcatgtcgagg
Protein-coding sequences here:
- the LOC143354957 gene encoding uncharacterized protein LOC143354957, with amino-acid sequence MNKRMEFSYDELAIINIILNRQVIALHQLRQLQQAQQEAKCKRRSRYSVHPLWRSRDTEGEFILIKQMLLDNEEKFYGYFHMSRYCFATLLWKIEGQLVKKCMHRKAPIALEERLAVCLRYLVTGDSLKTISYSFRMGRATVYQIVKETCKVITGTLLPETIPTPSIEMWEKIKQ
- the LOC143354956 gene encoding uncharacterized protein LOC143354956; its protein translation is MQDERLIECVKGREFLYDTSHAKYMDSKYKSAAWREIAEELNQPAALCKSRWQNIRDQYRKFRARNSAGRSGQATDTLSRKYRYEDLLQFLTPYFQEREMLSSIEYASMGECSSQTTNGPPPSSLSSLSPHNLEIDVDHSDGAEETQPPRKKKKLNLEELGMALEKNITDCTELLKHMVQEKAGVETPRTPIQQFFDAMAASVSGLGRKYQSIAKRKIIEIVTELEEMEDDDNDCMQT